The genomic region CTTAACATAAACTTATACATTTATCAAAAGCTTTATCTTTAAAGAACACTAAAACATTTTCATCAGATTCTTTATCTTTAAAGCACAACAAAACTTCAGAAACTTCTATCTTTAAAGaacatcttttcttttcatcagaaacttcttttcatgagagcttttaacttttcataatgCATTTAAACAAAATCATTCTCTCAtgatcattaaaataatatagctGTTCATACCATATTGGTTAGTCCATAGCTAATAAGTCTGTACTTATTTGGGAGGCTTCTAGCACCACTGTGCTAGGCATCCAGCATTCCCTACAATGCCAAGTATTCCAAGGATCACATCATAATACATATCTTTCAACCATGGGGGTAGGTTGACATCCTCCACAAGTTAGCCATAACCAACAAGGGCGGGTACAGTAGAGCCAGTCCCACTTTAATGGCcaattaaataacatttttcatggAAAGCTAGTAATTAAACCCATACTGGCACAGCTCAGATCATTAGAGGACATAACCCGAAAACATTTCATACTTAAACATCATACTGAAATTCATAATTTGGATAACATTTCATAATAAAAGTATTACCATTGTTTTCTTTAAACATCATGTTCGTGGAATTAGTAACAGCATCAATATCCTTAATCATATACATAAAGTTTTGAGAACTCACAAACATATCTATGGCTGAAACATGATTATATGCCATAACTCTAATCAAACACCTTTTAATGCATCATATACTTTAAAATAACCTTTTGACTTACCAAATACTCATATAACTTATCCCTTACCTGGAAGCAAAGGAACCGAGAGCCTAAAGTCGAAAGAGTTCAGACTTGGGTACAGGTAACATCTAAACCAAAGATCAAAACTTATTACTATCAATTATATCTTAGAATAAACTTACACATTCATCTCAAAGCCTATCtcttaaaatcaagaaaatactAATCCCACGTCAACGAGGTTCCCACAAGCATATTATGCACACATCAACAAATGATATACTAAACTAAAGAAAAACCATCattctcatatatatatcatatctcCAAAAGAGCCAACTTCATTTCAAAATGTGCTTCGAGATTAGGGCAATAATGCATGCATAAACCTAAACTCTTTTAAGCATGGTCATATACCCATATACACTCATATGGCAACATGAAAAAGCAGTAGAATGGTTTAGAATCCCTCCTTTGGGTACTAAATCTTGAACCAAggtataaaaaatttagctacGATCCAAACATACCAAATGTTGAGCATAATAAATTATAGCTCAAATCATTCACtctaactttagaattaaatcctcaaagtTAGGCATGTTTCTTACTGTTCACTATTTTATTCCAGCAGCATATACTTCACgtataaaatacaaatgggctaTCTAAACATATCCAATCCTCATGAAAGTTTACAGAGAAACTCCTCTAGATGTCTAGTAATTACCATATAAATTTCGGAGTCAAAACATAAAACCATAATTTACTAAAAATCATACAATATAGCATACTCAAATCTATCCTGACAGAATTTTATGCAACTTAAgaattaaaccattatttttatattgatctaAATGCTGTAAGACCACTTCCATTACAATCTTATGTGTCTTAGGTTTCACAATTTAATACACAATTTAACATGTGTAAACACAGAATCTGTCACAGTGACAGTTTTGcaacattttcttgtaaattcaCAAATAATTATCAAACGATGTTATTTTCCtatgaaatttaataaacacATACTAGACATATCATATAATAATCTCCAACAAACCTTTTACCCatatttttcttagaaaaatacaaaatttataatgacCAAACAGGTTAACCAGTGAGTGCAATACTTAACAAGTTCATGAACTAACTCTCAACAAGCTTCAATTACTGAATTAGCTACACGTGCAGCACCTCAAATAGCACTTCCATAAGGTTTATCTAGCTATTTTACTCATTTTAACACTTAcccataacaaattttatattagtcTATCATCTAGGAGCACATGCAAGCATAACAATGATTCAATTCATATTTAGTCAATCAACCCACTCTAAAATCCAACACACCCATATACAAATTCATATAACCATCACTTAAGTTTAAAATGGACAATAGACTAAAAGAATTAGATTTTCCCCTTACCCTAGACATGGATTCTTGGAGTGATAAGAGCTAGAATCACTCTAGCTTCAAGTTGGGAACAAGAGCTTGAGAAGACTTGAAAGAAACCCTTTTCCTTGCTACTAGACCCGTAGgtgtgagagggagagaagagttgagagcttttttttctttcggtGTTGAACCGTGGGTACgaaagagggagagagtttCTTGAGTGTACTAGTTGCTTGAGAAAGTCAAAGAATGGATGAGGTGTGAACAAGGGAAAGTAGAAAGAAATgagaacaaagaaaaggaataaagaaagaagaatgagGGCTGAATCTTCTAGTGCAGCCAAGAAAAACAAGGGAGAAAGTTATGTGGGGCACGTGTATGCATGAAGGAAAAAGGCTAATGACTCATCCTcgtaacttttaaaaattacttaCCTCCCCACCCCCTTATAAGCTTATATTCTATAAAGACCCAACTATAAAATAACTTGGCACATAAACCCCTTACCTTAAACActtaattaaacaacaataattatatATCTAATAACTTAACCACTTAGTATAGTTTTGTACATacttagtatatatttataaaacaaatatctatttcaattatttataaactttacaatttttattcaaaggcattataaaataatatgtttattaaatactcttatattaattttagaaagaaagtggcttaaaatagtaattaatcaTCAAACACATAGTTTAACTATAAAGTTGGGTCGGGGTGTTACATGTGTGGCTGGTATTCTCTTTTTCCTATGAAAGATCGGAGCACTAACAAACATTTAGATGAAAACCACTATCGTATATGCTGAAAAATCGACCTCAGGCGATCTTGATCGATGCCAGTCAAAGGGAAATCGCCCACAATGATTCAATGGTACCCAATGATTCGATTAATGAACACCCCTGAGAGAGAGTGGGTCaggttggagagagagagagagagagagagaaacaaagcgacaagaaagagagatagagaagggTGTTAGGCATCTATCTTGTATAGTTGTAATTGGGtacaagtgtgtgtgtgtgtgtgtgtgtgctagTGCAAGGGAATGCCTGTACTGATGCAGGGGGGTGCGTGTACTGATGATGAGGTGTGCGTGTGTGGCTGCACTGGTGTGCATGTGTGGCTGCACTGGTGTGCGTCTGTGGCTGCACTGCTTACCTAGAGGTAGTTAGTTAATTGATACAATTGGGATTAGCTGGTTAGTTAGTTAGAGATTAGAGGTATAAGTTGTACACAGATAGTTACAAGGGAATTCATTGAATAATACTCTTTGATtagatatctctctctctctatatctcTCTGTCTCTAATTCTTTACATTCTTCCTATGCTATGTTCTTGGAGGCCTGGATCCCCTCTAAGTGATCTATCATCCAATCCACATTCTGATTCTTAacattggtatcagagctttaTTGATCTCAATTCACCACCATGATAGAAACACGTTCCAATTCTCAAAACACTGAGAAAATTACCATGATGTCTAAGGTTTTGGACTGCCATGAACAAACCTTACAAGAAATCTAGAAGCAATTGCAAACCCTTAATTTGTTTATGCAGAGAATAACTGAGAATGAAGAAAAGAGCCTTAATTCTCCCATCAATGGGTCACGAGCTCTTCAGATTGGGAATGCCACCAACCTAGAATCTTCTTCAGTGGGTATCATCAAGAACTTAAAGCTAGACTTCCCTCAGTTCCATGGTGAAGATCCAACTTGTTGGATTTATAAAACCAACCAGTTCTTTTCATTCCATGGTACTCCAGAGCATCCAAAAGTACTCATGGCTTCTTATCATCTAGATGGGGAAGCTCTCATCTAGTTCCAAGATGCTGAACAAGTAGTTGGCTTTGCTAGTTGGGAGGTCTTTATTAGAGCCTTGCAAACCCGTTTTGGTACCTCAGCTTATGATGATCCAATGGAAGCTCTCACCAGGCTGAAGCAGATTACCACTGTGGTTTCCTATAAAGGTAACTTTGAAATTCTTTCTAATAGAATTAAAGGGCTGTCTAAATCTCAtaaacttatttgttttttgagtGGTTTAAAAGATGAGATTAGACTGCCTGTAAGGATGTTAGTCCCTAAGTCCCTTAATGATGCATTTGGGTTAGCTAAGATTCAAGAAGAATTCTTAATTAGCAGTAGGAAGTCTTTCAAACCTGTAACAGATGTTAGTAAACCTTCTATCTTGGGGTTGCCTAGGTTGGAGAGCAGGAATGATTCTAAGGTTAAGCTTCCATTGCAAAAGTTAACTAATGCCCAAATGGAGGAGAGAAGGAAACATGGCTTGTGTTATAATTGTGATGAGAAGTGGCATTTAGGTCACAAGTGTAAAGGGGCAAGACTGTTTTTGTTGGAGGGATGGGATGTGGATGTTGAGCATTGTTCTGGTGCACAATTAGTAGAGTTGGAAGGAGATGGGGTGGTGTCGGGACATCAAAAGCAGATGCAAGTAACTGACAATGTACCTGCTGAGATTACTTTGTATGCTTTGGTGGGTAATCCCTCTACTCAAACCATGAGGGTGAAGGTAGAATTAAGAATTATGAGGTTGTGTCTCTCATTGATTCAGGGAACACACAATTTTTTGGATGTTGTTGAGTTGCTTACTCTGAATTTACCATTAGATACTTCCTAGATTTTAGAAGTTAAGGTGGCTAATGGCAATATTATCAAGACTCTAGGGGTTTGTCATGGGGTGCCTATCATTATCCAAGGGTTTACATTTGTAGTGGATTTCAATGTGTTGCACTTACGGGACTATGCAGTGGTCCTTAGTACTCAGTGGCTGAGCACATTGGGTGCTATTGTATGGGATTTTAAGCTTTTGACCATGAGGTTTTGCTATTTGGGTAATAAGGTGTTCTTGCAAGGTCTACATCTGTCACCATCAAGCTTTTCAGAGGCAGACAACTTGTTTTCTCATGGAGAAAAGAACGGCTTGGTTCTCCACATTGCTGCTGTCACCAATTTTGGTTATGAGGATAAGCCCTTGCTGCCTGCTGCTTTGTCAGATCTTTTGGCTCAGTTCTCCAAGGTGTTTGAAGTTCCAATAGGCTTACCTCCAATCTGTGGGCATGAGCATCAAATTGTGTTAAAAGATGGCACTCCACCAGTATGTGAAGGACCCTACAAGTACCTTTATTTCCAAAAGTCTGAAATTGAGAAAATTGCAAATGAATTGCTAGAACTTGGATCAATACAACCTAGCCAAAGTCCTTTTTCATCACCAGTTTTACTTGTTAGAAATGCTTATGGTAGTTGGAGGATGTGCATTGATTATAGGGCACTCAATAAGGCCATCATTAAGGATAAATTTCCAATTCCTGTGGTG from Castanea sativa cultivar Marrone di Chiusa Pesio chromosome 11, ASM4071231v1 harbors:
- the LOC142616170 gene encoding uncharacterized protein LOC142616170 → MLKNRPQAILIDASQREIAHNDSMRITENEEKSLNSPINGSRALQIGNATNLESSSVGIIKNLKLDFPQFHGEDPTCWIYKTNQFFSFHGTPEHPKFQDAEQVVGFASWEVFIRALQTRFGTSAYDDPMEALTRLKQITTVVSYKDEIRLPVRMLVPKSLNDAFGLAKIQEEFLISSRKSFKPVTDVSKPSILGLPRLESRNDSKVKLPLQKLTNAQMEERRKHGLCYNCDEKWHLGHKCKGARLFLLEGWDVDVEHCSGAQLVELEGDGVVSGHQKQMQVTDNVPAEITLYALVGNPSTQTMRVKILEVKVANGNIIKTLGVCHGVPIIIQGFTFVVDFNVLHLRDYAVVLSTQWLSTLGAIVWDFKLLTMRFCYLGNKVFLQGLHLSPSSFSEADNLFSHGEKNGLVLHIAAVTNFGYEDKPLLPAALSDLLAQFSKVFEVPIGLPPICGHEHQIVLKDGTPPVCEGPYKYLYFQKSEIEKIANELLELGSIQPSQSPFSSPVLLVRNAYGSWRMCIDYRALNKAIIKDKFPIPVVDELLDELVGSTIFSKLDLRSRYHQIRMTPEDLPKTTFRTHESHYEFIVIPFGLTNAPSTFQALMNAIFRYYLRKFVLQSKCVFGCAEVEYLGRIISGNGVKADPMKTLAMQQWPIPQNAKALRGFLGLTGYYRKFIKIYGAIAQPLTDLIKKDGFHWTKKALLAFNELKAAVAQPLVLALPDFSKPFIIECDASRYGLGVVLMQEHRPIAYHSQPLKGKHLHLSTYETKLLALATTVKKGRPYLLGRPFIVKTNHQSLKFLLEQKVATPAQQKWLAKLLGYAFIVEYKKGVENKVADALLKRSDCIPMSGQHEDFPKASCLLLLSIPDPTCLHILRDSYSQDQVIQQLITSIQAGSAPKGFTWQNNLVFYRG